In the genome of Symbiobacterium terraclitae, the window CGGTCGCAGAGGCGCTCCGCCACCTCCAGCACGTGTGTGGAGAAGAAGAGCGTCCGGTTGTTCCGGGTGTGCTCCACCATCAGCTCCTTCAGGCGGTGGGAGGAGCGGGGATCGAGGCCGACCATCGGCTCGTCCAGCACCCAGACGGGCGGGTTCCGCATCAGTGCCGAGATCAGCACCAGCTTCTGCTGCATGCCGTGGGAGTAGCTCTCGATGCGGTCGAAGAGCGCGCCCGTGAGCTCGAAGGTGTCCGCGAAGCGCTCGATGCGCTCCTGCCGCTCCCGGGGGGGAATCCCGCACACGTCGGCGATGAAGTTGAGGTACTCCAGGCCCGTCAGCTTGTCGTAGACCTCGGGCGTGTCCGGCACGTAGGCGATCTGGCGCTTGGCCTCCAGCGGCCGGGCCGCCACGTCGTGGCCGCCCACCCGGACCGTGCCGGAGTCGGGCCGGTGCAGCCCCACGATCATCTTGATCGTCGTGGTCTTGCCGGCGCCGTTGGGGCCAAGGAAGCCGAAGATCTCGCCCGGGCGCACCGTCAGGCTGAGGTTGTCCACGGCGATCTTCTTACCGTAGCTCTTGGAGACGTTGATCAGCTCGATCACGGGAATAATCCCTCCCAGCGAATGGGGGCATGAGTTCCGACTTCAACGGGGACCAGCCACTTCCTGCCGGGGGCGCAGGTGCTGTCCGTCTCTAAGACCCCCGGGCGGCGGTGAATGGTTCGGCGCAGTTGGCGGGCTTCGGCGTGCACCAGGGTTGAGGAACAGCCCGAATACACGTAAAATGGCATGTTAGAGTCCTGCGCGGCAGGCGGTGGCCAGGGCCGGGTGCAGGGAAGTGGCCACGCCCGCAGAAGTATCAAGCGCTGCAGGGACGATGGGCCAGAGGGGGGATCATGGGCGTGGACGCCTTTTCTTCAGCCTTGATCGCTGCGCTGGACAAGGTGCGCCCCGCGGTGGTGCACGTCTATGCCGTCACGCCCAGGACGGGGCAGATTGCCCTGGGCACCGGGGTGATCCTTGACCACTACCACGTGATCACCACCGCCCAGGTGGTGGCCCCCGGCGACGAGATCACGGTGAAGACCGCGGACGGCAAGCGCAGGCGGGCCGAGTGCGTCGGCCTCGACCCCCTGTACTTCCTGGCGATCCTGCGCCTGGAGGAGCGGCTGCCCGTGGACCCGCCGACCTTCGCACCCGACGGGACCACGCCGGTGGGGCTGTTCGTGGTCGCCGTGGGGTACGCGCTGGGGATGGAGCACACCGCCACCCACGGGATCATCAGCAGTTCGGACCGCACGGTCTACCGCCCCAAGGGGCGGGGCCGGGGCAATGTGCCGGTGGACGGGCTGTTGCTCACCAGCGCCGCCATCCACCCGGGGAACACGGGCGGGCCGCTGGTGGACCTGGAGGGCCGCGTGGTGGGCATCAACGGCATTCCCTGGCAGGGCGGCGTGTCGCTGGCGCTTCAGGCGGCGGTGGCGGCGCGGGTGGCCAGCCAGATCATCGACCACGGTTACGCGGTACACCCGTGGCTCGGCTTCTCGGGCGAGCCGGACGTGATCGACGACATCTGGGTCGAGATGCTGAACCTGCCCGGCAACCGCGGCCTGGTGGTGCAGCACGTGCAGCCCGACGGCCCGGGGCAGCGGGCCGGCGTGGAGGAGATGGACATGGTGATGGCGGTCGACGGCCGACAGCCCGTCACCAGCAGCGGCATGATCCGCAAAGTCCTGTCCAGCCACAGGTACGGCGACCGCGTGCCGCTGACGGTGCTGCGGCAGGGCGAGCTGATCGAGCTCTACCTGCCCGTCGAGGAGGTGCCTGGCCTCCAGACCATCGGGCTCGGGGACGACGAGGAGTCGCCCCTGCGCGAGGACGACGACGATTGAAGGCGGGGCCACCGCGTCAGCAGGTGGTCCCGTTCCCCTTGTTGGGTTCGCGCCCGGGTTCACCGAGCTTCCGCAATTGTGCGGATAGCCCTTTCTGTCTAAACCCAAGTACCGATTCCCTAGCACGACCGTCACAGTTATGATGAAGCCGGGGGGATCGGCATGACGAAGGCTGCCCGTACCCTGTTGCTGGGTCACTTCGGTTCGGGAAAGACCGAGGTGGCCGTTTATTTTTCTCTTTCGCTGTGCACAGGGCCAAAGCGCCCCATGCTGCTGGACCTGGATTTCATCACGCCCTACTACCGGGCGCGGGACGTGGCCGACGAACTGCGCGCCGCGGGCGTGGAGGTCGTGCTGCCGGAGGGCGACCTGTGGCGTTCAGACCTTCCGGTGGTGACCCCGCGCGCCGCCCAGGCGCTGATGGCGTACGAGGGCCCCGTCGTGGCCGACATCGGCGGTGACGAGGGCGCGCGCGTGGTGGGCAGCCTGCACGGGCGCCTGCAGGCCGGCTCGTACGAGGCGTACATGGTGGTCAACCCGTACCGGCCGGGAACGGGGTCGCCGGAGCAGGTGGCCCGGTACGCGCGCTGGCTGGAGGAGGTCGCGCGCATCCGGTTCACCGGGCTCATCAACAACGCCAACCTGGGCCCGCTCACCCGCCCCGAGCACGTGCTCGCTGGACTGGAGCAGGTGGAGGCCGCCGCGCGCCTGCTCGAACTGCCCGTTCGCTTCACCGCGGTCCGCGCCGACCTCGCGGCCGAGTTGCCGGGGCTGGACCTGCTCCCGCTTCAGCTGCGCATGCGTCCGCCCTGGGAGAGCTCGCTTGCCGTCCTCTAGCTTGCGGTTGGATGCCGGGTGAACAACGCATGGAGAAGGGGGTATTACGGTTGCGCACGATCCTGCTGGAACTGAACAAGGACCGCTGCAAGGGATGCGAACTCTGTACGGAGGCCTGCCCGCGAGAGGTGCTGGCCATGGGTTCGCAGATCAACGCCCTGGGGTACAGGGCGGCCGAGGCCATCGCCCCGCAGAAGTGCACCGGCTGCCGGGCCTGCGCGCTGGTCTGCCCTGAGGTCGTCTTCACCATCTACCAGACCGCCTAGGAGGGGATGCCCCATGGAACCCATGATGACGATGATGAAGGGCAACGAGGCCCTGGGCGAGGCAGCCATCCGGGCGGGGTGCCGCTTCTTCTTCGGCTATCCCATCACGCCCCAGTCGGAGCTGCCGGCTTACATGGCGCGCCGCATGCCCGAAGTGGGCGGCACGTTCCTGCAGGCCGAGTCCGAGCTGGCCGCGGTGAACATGCTCCTGGGCGCGTCGGCGGCCGGAGTGCGCGCCATGACCTCCTCGTCTTCGCCCGGCTTCTCGCTGAAGCAGGAGGGCATCTCGTACATGATCGGCTCGCAGCTCCCCTGCGTGGTGGTCAACATCATGCGCGGCGGGCCCGGCCTGGGCAATATCCAGCCGTCGCAGGCCGACTACTTCCAGGTGGTGAAGGGCGGCGGGCACGGTGACTACCGGATGATCACCCTGGCGCCCTCCACGGTGCAGGAGCTGGTTGACCTGACGATGCTGGCGTTCGACCTGGCTGACGCCTACCGCAACCCGGTGGCCCTGCTGGGCGACGGCCTCCTGGGCCAGACGATGGAGCCGGTCTCCTTCCCGCCCATGCGGGAGCCCGCCGACGACAAGGACTGGGCGCTGACCGGCGCCCGGGGGCGCGCCAAGCGCGTCATCACCTCGCTGGAGCTGAACCCCGAGGGGCTCGAGGCGCTCAACTTGAAGCTGCAGGCCAAGTTCGCCGCGATGGAGGCGAAGGAGACCCGGTGGGAGGAGTACCGCTGCGATGACGCCGAGCTGGTCGTGGTGGCCTACGGCACCTCCGCCCGCATCGCCCGGGCGGCCGTCGACGCCGCCCGCAGCACCGGCCTGAAGGTGGGCCTCTATCGGCCGATCACGGTCTGGCCGTTCCCGCACGAGGGGCTCGCCCGCCTGGCCGACCGCGGCGTGCGGCAGTTCCTGGATGTCGAGATGTCCAGCGGACAGATGGTGGAGGACGTGAAGCTCGCAGTGCTGGGCCGCGCGCGCGTCGACTTCTACGGGCGCCTGGGCGGCATGGTTCCCACTCCGCGGGAGATCCTCAGCGAGATCCAGAAGCTGATGGGAGGAGAGGCGTAATGAAACTGCTCGCCGGCATGCCCCAGGCGATGTCGCCTGTCGTTACCCACTACTGTCCGGGGTGCAGCCACGGCGTGCTGCACCGGATCGTCGCCGAGCTGATCGATGAGCTGAACCTGCGGGAGCGCACCGTCGGCGTGGCGTCCGTGGGCTGCTCCGTCCTGGCGTACAACTACTTCGAGACGGATTTCGTGCAGGCGCCACACGGCCGGGCCCCGGCGGTGGCCACGGGCATCAAGCGGGCCCGCCCGGAGCTCTTCGTCTTCACCTACCAGGGCGACGGCGACATGGCCGCCATCGGCACGTCGGAGATCATCCACGCCGCGGCCCGCGGCGAGAAGATCACGGCGATCATGTACAACAACACCATCTACGGGATGACCGGCGGCCAGATGTCGCCGACCACCCTGATGGGCGCGGTGACCGCGACCACGCCGTACGGGCGGCGGGAGGAGAACGGCCAGCCCTACCGCATGGCCGAACTGCTGGCGCAGATGCCCGGCTCGGCCTACGTCGCCCGGACCCACGTGGCGGACGTGGCCAACATCGTCAAGACCAAGCGGGCGATCAAGAAGGCCTTCGAGGCGCAGCTGAACGGTCTGGGCTTCTCCATGGTCGAGGTGCTGGGCAACTGCCCCACCAACTGGGGCGTGACGCCGGCCGAGGCGAACCGGTACGTCCTGGGCGACATGGTCGCCTACTTCCCGCTGGGCGAGTTCAAGGACGTGACGAAGGAGGTGCTGGCGGGTGTACGTCCATGAGATCCTGATCGCGGGCTTCGGCGGCCAGGGCGTGCTGACCGCCGGCCAGCTGCTCGCCTACGCCGGCAACCTGGAGCGGCAGCACGTCTCCTGGGTGCCGGCCTACGGCCCGGAGCAGCGGGGCGGTACCGCCAACTGTTCCGTGGTGATCTCCGACCAGCCGGTCGCCTGCCCGATGGTCTCCGAGCCCACGGCCTGCATCGTGATGAACCAGCCCTCGCTGGAGAAGTTCGAGCGCACGGTGAAGCCGGGGGGCACCCTCGTCGTCAA includes:
- a CDS encoding ABC transporter ATP-binding protein, whose protein sequence is MIELINVSKSYGKKIAVDNLSLTVRPGEIFGFLGPNGAGKTTTIKMIVGLHRPDSGTVRVGGHDVAARPLEAKRQIAYVPDTPEVYDKLTGLEYLNFIADVCGIPPRERQERIERFADTFELTGALFDRIESYSHGMQQKLVLISALMRNPPVWVLDEPMVGLDPRSSHRLKELMVEHTRNNRTLFFSTHVLEVAERLCDRVAIIDRGRIIACGTLDELRQGQTGETLESIFLELTER
- a CDS encoding S1C family serine protease, which codes for MDAFSSALIAALDKVRPAVVHVYAVTPRTGQIALGTGVILDHYHVITTAQVVAPGDEITVKTADGKRRRAECVGLDPLYFLAILRLEERLPVDPPTFAPDGTTPVGLFVVAVGYALGMEHTATHGIISSSDRTVYRPKGRGRGNVPVDGLLLTSAAIHPGNTGGPLVDLEGRVVGINGIPWQGGVSLALQAAVAARVASQIIDHGYAVHPWLGFSGEPDVIDDIWVEMLNLPGNRGLVVQHVQPDGPGQRAGVEEMDMVMAVDGRQPVTSSGMIRKVLSSHRYGDRVPLTVLRQGELIELYLPVEEVPGLQTIGLGDDEESPLREDDDD
- a CDS encoding 4Fe-4S binding protein, with protein sequence MRTILLELNKDRCKGCELCTEACPREVLAMGSQINALGYRAAEAIAPQKCTGCRACALVCPEVVFTIYQTA
- a CDS encoding 3-methyl-2-oxobutanoate dehydrogenase subunit VorB; the encoded protein is MEPMMTMMKGNEALGEAAIRAGCRFFFGYPITPQSELPAYMARRMPEVGGTFLQAESELAAVNMLLGASAAGVRAMTSSSSPGFSLKQEGISYMIGSQLPCVVVNIMRGGPGLGNIQPSQADYFQVVKGGGHGDYRMITLAPSTVQELVDLTMLAFDLADAYRNPVALLGDGLLGQTMEPVSFPPMREPADDKDWALTGARGRAKRVITSLELNPEGLEALNLKLQAKFAAMEAKETRWEEYRCDDAELVVVAYGTSARIARAAVDAARSTGLKVGLYRPITVWPFPHEGLARLADRGVRQFLDVEMSSGQMVEDVKLAVLGRARVDFYGRLGGMVPTPREILSEIQKLMGGEA
- a CDS encoding thiamine pyrophosphate-dependent enzyme, which translates into the protein MKLLAGMPQAMSPVVTHYCPGCSHGVLHRIVAELIDELNLRERTVGVASVGCSVLAYNYFETDFVQAPHGRAPAVATGIKRARPELFVFTYQGDGDMAAIGTSEIIHAAARGEKITAIMYNNTIYGMTGGQMSPTTLMGAVTATTPYGRREENGQPYRMAELLAQMPGSAYVARTHVADVANIVKTKRAIKKAFEAQLNGLGFSMVEVLGNCPTNWGVTPAEANRYVLGDMVAYFPLGEFKDVTKEVLAGVRP
- a CDS encoding 2-oxoacid:acceptor oxidoreductase family protein, with protein sequence MYVHEILIAGFGGQGVLTAGQLLAYAGNLERQHVSWVPAYGPEQRGGTANCSVVISDQPVACPMVSEPTACIVMNQPSLEKFERTVKPGGTLVVNTSLCTTPATRTDITVVPVPATDLAIQLGNARYANMVALGALLAVVPLVQVESILTVLPKVMGEDKARFVPVNREALAAGIMEARKVLTV